A genomic window from Cloacibacillus evryensis DSM 19522 includes:
- a CDS encoding helix-turn-helix transcriptional regulator: protein MIGKEIIVRRKRMSLTQRELARLINVKSTTMHQYEVGLRKIPLEALGNIAKILQCSPEDLAFEEFGLPAPSETTAGDSEIKGSANDDGGKLIFADPLDNEIVALLKDLDQIAKEKVITYMRDQKVITGYYRAVRERR, encoded by the coding sequence ATGATTGGCAAGGAAATTATAGTGAGAAGGAAAAGGATGAGCCTCACTCAGCGTGAACTTGCGAGATTAATAAACGTGAAATCAACGACGATGCACCAATATGAAGTTGGTTTGCGTAAAATCCCTCTCGAAGCGCTCGGAAACATCGCGAAGATACTGCAATGTTCCCCAGAAGATTTGGCCTTTGAAGAATTTGGGTTGCCGGCTCCATCGGAAACTACAGCGGGAGATTCGGAAATAAAAGGTAGTGCGAATGATGACGGCGGCAAACTAATTTTCGCCGACCCTCTGGATAACGAAATAGTGGCCCTATTAAAAGACCTGGACCAAATAGCGAAAGAAAAGGTAATTACATACATGAGAGACCAGAAGGTGATAACGGGATATTATCGGGCGGTGAGGGAGAGGAGGTGA
- the cas7i gene encoding type I-B CRISPR-associated protein Cas7/Cst2/DevR: protein MEDKCLTITYLTRASYASLNGSDKEADNISSIKKIRMNDGREYPYKSSQAIRRDIREQLAVMGWELSEAAVAKQAKGASSTMGEPEKYIDDDLFGFMIADTNTTKRTGPVRVSPLISLEPYRGDLDFATNYMGVKAGGNPNIFETEIHSGVYRGTILVELDRVGVADAANYDLELKADEKRKRVEALVDAIQNLWGIGRQSRFLADISPKFICAALMKVKNPIYMECLRVKDNCVDEELIKNTEADFKNQISKSVIGERKGFFEKDTTGAKPLGEAFDEIRKWVAETYKG from the coding sequence ATGGAAGACAAGTGCCTAACGATAACATATTTGACCCGCGCCTCCTATGCTTCGCTTAACGGTTCCGATAAAGAGGCTGATAATATCTCCAGCATTAAAAAGATAAGGATGAATGACGGGCGGGAATATCCCTATAAATCGTCGCAGGCGATCAGACGCGATATCAGAGAGCAGCTGGCGGTGATGGGATGGGAGCTTTCCGAGGCTGCGGTCGCCAAGCAGGCGAAGGGCGCCTCTTCCACGATGGGCGAGCCGGAAAAGTACATAGACGACGATCTCTTTGGTTTTATGATCGCCGATACGAACACGACGAAGAGAACCGGCCCAGTACGCGTTTCCCCTCTGATTTCACTTGAGCCGTACCGCGGCGACTTGGATTTTGCCACAAATTACATGGGGGTAAAGGCCGGCGGCAATCCCAATATATTCGAGACAGAAATTCACTCCGGCGTTTACAGGGGGACTATCCTTGTTGAATTGGATAGGGTCGGAGTTGCCGACGCAGCCAATTATGATCTTGAACTTAAGGCGGATGAAAAGAGAAAACGTGTGGAGGCTCTGGTCGACGCGATTCAAAACTTGTGGGGCATTGGACGCCAAAGCCGTTTCCTCGCCGATATATCGCCCAAGTTTATTTGTGCCGCACTGATGAAGGTAAAAAATCCCATCTATATGGAGTGCCTGCGGGTCAAAGACAATTGTGTTGATGAAGAACTGATCAAAAATACGGAGGCTGATTTCAAGAACCAAATCAGCAAGTCTGTCATTGGCGAAAGAAAAGGCTTTTTTGAAAAGGATACGACGGGCGCGAAGCCGTTGGGCGAGGCCTTTGACGAAATCAGAAAGTGGGTCGCCGAGACCTATAAAGGCTAG
- the cas5 gene encoding CRISPR-associated protein Cas5, protein MYGFSVSLAAQTASFREPSAHLYQKTYPLPPISTIAGIAGAACGLEFSRAWRYLKENNLYLGVTGSFCGTGIDLWRYNKIAVPKSKEERDSAKKLNLAKILRNDILNREFLYDTKFTLYYAAQNSDFVCRLAEAFKDPGYAISLGNSDDIAMVRSVSDIYEVGTSAATSLKNTVIEGDLSKEVGFDWDALQKTSVSQTLRAPVIGRLIVDFEFNDMERKPKAYQQFTFLFGEHVLRTPRPAHSFCGTNVSLYCIGDRHP, encoded by the coding sequence ATGTATGGTTTTTCTGTGAGCCTTGCCGCGCAGACGGCTTCATTTCGTGAGCCGTCGGCGCATCTATACCAGAAAACTTATCCTCTGCCGCCGATTTCGACTATCGCCGGTATAGCTGGCGCCGCCTGTGGGTTGGAGTTTTCGCGGGCTTGGCGGTATCTCAAGGAAAATAACCTTTATCTAGGCGTCACCGGCAGCTTCTGTGGCACTGGCATTGATCTGTGGCGTTACAATAAGATAGCCGTACCCAAAAGTAAGGAAGAAAGAGATAGCGCCAAAAAACTAAATCTGGCGAAAATACTGAGAAATGACATCCTTAATAGAGAGTTTCTCTATGATACTAAGTTTACTCTCTATTACGCTGCTCAAAACAGTGATTTTGTGTGCCGTCTAGCCGAAGCTTTCAAAGATCCGGGATATGCAATCTCTCTCGGAAACAGCGACGATATAGCAATGGTGCGATCTGTCTCCGATATATATGAGGTCGGCACGTCTGCCGCCACATCGTTGAAAAATACTGTCATTGAGGGAGACCTCTCAAAAGAAGTCGGTTTCGACTGGGATGCTTTGCAGAAAACCAGCGTGTCGCAGACTTTAAGAGCGCCGGTTATCGGCAGGTTGATAGTGGACTTTGAATTTAATGATATGGAGCGAAAGCCCAAAGCTTATCAGCAGTTCACTTTTTTGTTCGGCGAACATGTTTTGCGCACACCGCGGCCGGCACATTCTTTCTGCGGCACGAATGTCTCTCTCTACTGCATTGGCGATAGGCATCCGTGA